The following nucleotide sequence is from cyanobacterium endosymbiont of Braarudosphaera bigelowii.
GTTGGTAAATCAACTATTATGAATCAGCTAGTAGGGCAAAAAATAGTAATTACCTCCAATGTTTCTCAAACTACTCGCAATCGCCTTAAGGGAATTTTGACTACAGATACAGCACAGATGATTTTTGTTGATACTCCTGGGATCCACAAGCCTCACCATAATCTTGGCAAAATCATTGTCAAAAATGCAAAAATTACAATTAATTCCGTAGATATTATTCTATTAGTTGTTGACAGTTCAACCTTATCTGGGGGAGGTGACCGTTATATTATTGATTTGTTAAAAAACAACAATAAACCAGTAATAGTAGGTCTTAATAAGAGTGATAAACAAACTTTTAATTATGAAGATCTTGATAAAAGTTACCTAAATTTGATAAAAACATATGAATGGCCAGTTGTTAAGTTCTCAGCTCTTACAAAAAAAGGCTTAAAAGACTTGCAGAATTTACTAACTAAAAACTTAGGCTATGGACCTTATTATTATCATCCTGATTTAGTTACTGATCAACCGGAAAAATTCATTATTCAAGAGTTAATCAGAGAACAGGTTTTATGTTTAACCAGGCAAGAAATTCCTCATTCTGTGGCTATAGTCATTGAAAAGATAGAAGAAACATCTACTGTAACTAAAATTTTTGCTGCTATTAATGTAGAGAGAAATTCTCAAAAAGGTATTATCATAGGAAATAAGGGTAATATGCTCAAGTCGATTGGTGCTCAATCACGAATGCAAATCCAAAAACTTATTGCTGGAGAAGTATATTTAAAATTATTTGTTAAAGTTGAACCTAACTGGAGATTCTCCAATACACGTTTAGCAGATTTTGGATATGGGTATGAAGAATAATTAAAAAAAATTATAAGTAAAGTCGATTATTTAAAATAATCAACTTTTTGATGTTTAAAAGATTATTTGATAGAACTAGTTGTCGTAACAAAAAATAAGTTTGTACTCACTATAAAGACTTACAATTATCAATCTTTTAAGAAAAGTAGAGATGTTGTATCAACATCTCTACTTTGAAATCAATTTTATGCTTTCTCGAAAAACCTGTACAAAGTGATTACTATAGCTAACTTTAACTTAAAGATTAACTGTAGTTTTAAACTGTCCAAAGATTTTGCAGAATTCATCATAACTTAATTCATGATCACCACTAGTATCTGCTATCTTAAGCATTTGCTCAATTTGACTATCTGATAGACCTGTATCAACATCTCTTAAGCATAATCTTAATTCTTCGAGACTGATATTTCCTGATCCATC
It contains:
- the era gene encoding GTPase Era, which gives rise to MASNVNSTLFSTIPITPKKFKSGFIGIIGRPNVGKSTIMNQLVGQKIVITSNVSQTTRNRLKGILTTDTAQMIFVDTPGIHKPHHNLGKIIVKNAKITINSVDIILLVVDSSTLSGGGDRYIIDLLKNNNKPVIVGLNKSDKQTFNYEDLDKSYLNLIKTYEWPVVKFSALTKKGLKDLQNLLTKNLGYGPYYYHPDLVTDQPEKFIIQELIREQVLCLTRQEIPHSVAIVIEKIEETSTVTKIFAAINVERNSQKGIIIGNKGNMLKSIGAQSRMQIQKLIAGEVYLKLFVKVEPNWRFSNTRLADFGYGYEE